From Osmerus eperlanus chromosome 28, fOsmEpe2.1, whole genome shotgun sequence, the proteins below share one genomic window:
- the kiaa0825 gene encoding uncharacterized protein KIAA0825 homolog, whose product MEWLPQDHAFVELLPPGVPSEGDLQQLLRDTEDKLKLNACSIEQSVKELQVKMGEAWVGERSPSPTECLHWFSPRNPATARPVATGHQELLDFLKALLQYLSSEEEGREDATLHLLLSLSSQCGVAFPTAAPAPAPPVNLLRDDSALEVQEAWDDVRSRLRRHILGRLSPGGPCGIGVAPRIQALQQLCFLLPEAEVLGLYQGLRSQAVLGQLRAALAPAPGGATGFSRLEEGLRRAAPPLTRALGEELHVLNGVAEPHAILGFLNAAYLGTLARELEAAMERECDVALNENTAPRSKARRISARAKASVGQ is encoded by the exons ATGGAGTGGCTTCCCCAGGACCATGCCTTCGTGGAGCTGCTTCCTCCTGGGGTGCCCAGCGAGGGGGACCTCCAGCAGCTGCTCAGGGACACGGAGGACAAGCTGAAGCTCAACGCCTGCAG TATTGAGCAGAGTGTGAAGGAGCTGCAGGTGAAGATGGGAGAGGCCTGGGTGGGGGAGCGCTCTCCCAGCCCCACAGAATGTCTGCATTGGTTCAGTCCACGGAACCCCGCCACGGCCAGGCCTGTCGCCACGGGACACCAAGAACTCCTGGACTTCCTGAAAGCCCTG CTACAGTACCTGAgctcagaggaggagggcagagaggatgCCACCCTCCACCTGCtgctcagcctctcctcccagtgTGGGGTCGCCTTCCCCACCGCTGCCCCCGCCCCAGCCCCGCCCGTCAACCTCCTCCGGGACGACTCGGCCCTGGAGGTCCAGGAGGCCTGGGACGACGTGCGATCCCGCCTGCGACGCCACATCCTGGGCCGGCTGTCTCCCGGGGGGCCCTGTGGCATCGGCGTGGCCCCGAGGATCCAGGCCCTGCAGCAGCTGTGCTTCCTCCTCCCCGAGGCGGAGGTGCTGGGCCTCTACCAGGGCCTGAGGAGCCAGGCCGTGCTGGGCCAGCTCCGCGCCGCCCTCGCCCCCGCCCCCGGGGGGGCGACGGGCTtctccaggctggaggaggggctcCGGCGGGCCGCCCCGCCGCTGACCCGGGCCCTCGGAGAGGAGCTCCACGTGCTGAACGGCGTGGCGGAGCCCCACGCCATCCTGGGGTTCCTGAACGCGGCCTACCTCGGGACCCTGGCCCGGGAGCTGGAGGCCGCGATGGAGAGGGAGTGCGACGTGGCTCTGAACGAGAACACGGCGCCTCGCAGCAAGGCCAGGAGGATCTCGGCCAGGGCCAAGGCCTCTGTCGGTCAGTGA